GACATACACAATGACAGAACTGATGCTTCCACTGTTGGAGAAAGCGTCGCCTGACTCCAAAGTCATCACGGTCTCCTCTGGTGGAATGTACACGTCGCCACTTACAACAGATCTTCAGGTAACCAATCTGACATCCACAACACATTTTGTCTAACAACTGTTTCCATCactcaactctctctctctctctgcgtATGTTTTTTTTCTGCAGTTTAGTGGTGAAAAGTTCGATGGAGTGTTACAATATGCACGGAATAAAAGAATCCAGGTTGGTAAAATCAGAATCCACGTATTAGTGAAAAtctatcgtttttttttttggtctggTTTTCTAAGATTGTGGATGTGGAAATGATTTATAGGTGGCTCTGACAGAAAAATGGGCTGAGAAGTACAAGAACAAAGGCATAGGTTTCTACTCAATGCACCCTGGCTGGGCTGAGACGCCTGGTGTCGCCAGGAGTTTGCCCAGTTTCAAAGAATCGTAAGGAAAAAAAATCTCttaacaaatattatttatttgatataaagcAGAACATctaagtttaataaatatttttgaatcagGTTCTCTGGTAAGCTTAGAACGAGCGAAGAAGGAGCAGACACAGTCGTTTGGCTAGCACTTCAGCCTAAAGAGAAGCTGGTCTCTGGTGCATTCTATTTCGATAGAGCAGAAGCACCAAAACATCTGACGCTTGCAGGTACAAGCAAGTCTCATGACCTTATAGACTCTGTCATTGACACAGTGCATTCCATGGCAGCTCTTGATCCTTAAAATCTATATCTTCTACATGGTTTTTTTTCTCGAGAATAATTTGTGATCGATCTCTGGTAAATATCACAATGGAATAAGATTCAAATATTAAACTTTTCTATTCTTTCCTTGGAAAGTATTATTGTGCTAGATGATTACATAGTATCAGATGAACATAAAAAATACACGTGGTTTTTAACATTGGCATAGTAGCCATGTTATGGTTcccatcatgatttttttttgtgtgtaataTTTTACTTATGAGATGAGTTGAAAGGTAAAAGCTGGTGTTTTCGAAGCCAATACTGTTTGAATCTCTGCTTCGAATACTCGAGATAATTGAAGTCAATCTTGTTCACATAGCCCTGCGCATGTACACAATATCATAAGCTTCTGAAATGCTTTGTAGTTTATCcaaagagagagtgagagaatTAGCTTACAGAGATGATTCCCCATAAACCCCAGAAGAGATGGCTCGCCAATGTATACTTCTCGACATCATCCAAAAGCTGTTCTATGTCTTCCTCTCTTGGTTCTTCACCTGTTTTAAAACCAAGTCTTGAGTCATAGGAAGTAACTttcttactaaatttttaaaactaacgGAATAGGCTTTTTAACCTGAAGAGGCAAGGTAGTTGCAGATGAATctcctcctttcttcttctcctgcaACTCCAAACCATGAATTCAAAAAGCCTACATCTAGATTATGGAATTACAAAAGATTCGTTAATTGATCACTGTACCTGGATATAAAGTGTAGTCCAAGATATGAGGAGTGTCAGAATGGTAATTTGCTACCATCTCACAGAAGTGATTTGCTATGTCATAAGCAACTGGATTGTAACTTGCATACTCATAATCCTGTCCAAAACCCCCCCATTGATTAGACATAGAAACTAAACGATTCATCTTCATCAATGCATGATGACAATGTTTAGCCTTTGAGTTAATggtaaggttttttttttgtaccatgctagaaaagaaaatgaaagtgtttaaaagaaaaatgtgtATGTAAGAGTTTACAATGATAGTGATGGCATTGGTGTCTTCATCAATCATGATGTTACCATACTGCAAATCATTGTGAGAAAAACCTATTTCTTGTTGGTGGTACTCATTGTTCACTTCTTGTTCTAGCAAGTTGATTTCATCTTCAATATTGTCTAGACCAAACTCTTCTGAATGTGCAGCTGAACACAGATTCTTGGCTTGTCCTACCCAAGTCCTGTTATGTTTCCAATGAAAATTACTTTTGTGTGATCTAAACATTTATTGGGAAAAAGGACTAATACGAACTGAAGTTTCTTACCTCATCCTGTCCCAGATGTGAACAGTTTGATCTCCAGGAATGTTTATGCTGTGAAATTTTCTTAGCTTAGTTGCCACTAAAGCTGATATGTTGGGATCACGAAGATCGCTTGCTGATAGGGTCTGATCCAAAGTTACAGATGCATGAGTTAGtatcttaacatttttataGTGGGAAGATCAACAAAGAATTTTGGTTATGCATCTAATGGAAACACTGTGGACAACTTTTAACTCAATCGGTATAAAGCTAAACAGGCCATTACTAATTTACTCGGTTGGATTTTACTACAGTTTAAAACGCAGATTAATATGTAAAACCAATTATAAGAGCGGATAAGGTTTGCTACTTTGCTCAATCTAGTTAACCTGGACCAGAATCAAAGAAAGTATAGACCGATAAGAATAGAGAAATGGGAAACAAGTTACCCGGGCATGGATAAACTCCTCGACTCTGCCGCCGGCGAAGCGGCCAAGTAGTCTTGGACCCTGGCCATGTCGAGCCACGAACTCAAAAGTCCGAATCTCGTCGTCTCTGTTAAAGAAAAGCTCAACGCCTTCACCATAGACACGAACAAGAAGTTTCCTACATCGAAGATTCGTTTCTTTTCTAGGCCAACTCACCATGAACACTTCGTTAGTCATCGCTCCTTTCATCGGCTTCACTTCAAGACTCTCAAGATCCTCAATTACGTCTCCCCATTTTGTCGAAAGTGTTTGCAGAATCTTCCTTAGCTCGTCTGGTGATGAGCTTGGGATCAATCCAAAGATTCCTATTGCCATCTGGAACTTCAAATAAAATAAGTCAGGATTAAGAAGTAAGCTATTTAGTATCAACGGACTGACAAATCAAGAAGTCTGTTTAACTAAATGATCAAAACTTGGGATGAAAAAGAAGCTTACCAAGAGAGTTGCAAGGAATCTTGAAACCAGAGAAAGActtcgaaatagagagagtgaaaaaaaaaagatattgttGGAGAGAAGTCTTGGTGTGAAGGAAAGACAAATTGCATGGTGAATGAGAGAGGTGTAGAAAGGGGGTATTTATGGACTTTTGTCTTGACGTTAGAAAGGAAAGATCTATCTCTTTGTCTTGGTGGGTTTGTCTTGAGAAGATCAagacaaaaccaaaagaaaaataaatactctctattttataaaaatatatgctttagaaaatattgatttaaaatacatttttatattttcaaagtacaCTTTATTAACTTATAATGattaattgtaaattttaaaatattaattacatttcttaaaaaaaaattcacgattttttcttaaatttattagtttaaaattatagaaaataaataatcataaaaactatacatttataactaaaatttaatatattttattaatatgtgtcaaaatcataaaatatgtattattttaaaacaaatggagtattattttatgaaattgtAAGTATTAAATAATGGCATgaaaatcaagaaagaagtcAAGTTCATTGGTTAAATTAAGAGGAAAGATAAACTTGGACCCATgattttgattcatttaaaaattaagaggaAAGACAACCTTGGACCCATGATTTTGAATCATCACAGTTACATAGTGAGAAGATGATAAGAACAAAATTTATTATGCATTATTTATCCGGAAAATGGCATTCACATTATAGACATTAGTCACATCGTTGTAGAAGTTGGGCCGAGATAaaccatataatatattatgttaccATGATTAGAGAATGACATTTCCAAAGAGTACTCTAAAGAACTTTAGAAGGTTTCGCAAATACTTTCAGAAACAGTCAATTCCTCAATttaatttgtaacaaaattttccaaaaagatAATACTATTAAGAGGttggtcatttttttaaataggagTCATACATTCATAATTTTTCTGCCAATGTCATTGTAATTTAACAATAttaactagattctgacccgccctCCGAGAGGGCgggtttattttttgttttacatatttttttgtagaaatgtaatttttatatttatgtctttttttgtaactatatttgtggttttttataaacatatttgtgcttttctttgtaatcatagttgtgtgaatttttttttaaattattactaaaaattttgataattgtaTTGAATTAGTGATGTTACATAACTATACACGTGTGTCGTAGCTATTTCACacattaattttttactttacttgtaaataaatagatattatttttttaaaaaataacaaattatagtacaatttttttattaat
The nucleotide sequence above comes from Brassica napus cultivar Da-Ae chromosome A9, Da-Ae, whole genome shotgun sequence. Encoded proteins:
- the LOC106358615 gene encoding probable choline kinase 3, with translation MAIGIFGLIPSSSPDELRKILQTLSTKWGDVIEDLESLEVKPMKGAMTNEVFMVSWPRKETNLRCRKLLVRVYGEGVELFFNRDDEIRTFEFVARHGQGPRLLGRFAGGRVEEFIHARTLSASDLRDPNISALVATKLRKFHSINIPGDQTVHIWDRMRTWVGQAKNLCSAAHSEEFGLDNIEDEINLLEQEVNNEYHQQEIGFSHNDLQYGNIMIDEDTNAITIIDYEYASYNPVAYDIANHFCEMVANYHSDTPHILDYTLYPGEEERRRFICNYLASSGEEPREEDIEQLLDDVEKYTLASHLFWGLWGIISGYVNKIDFNYLEYSKQRFKQYWLRKHQLLPFNSSHK
- the LOC106360959 gene encoding dehydrogenase/reductase SDR family member 12-like, with amino-acid sequence MFLLKTWRSTAFGIYGYMNFTKNGFLDHSKKFKPEDMQIQIQGKNCVVTGANSGIGYAAAEGLASRGATVYMVCRNKERGEEALSKIQNSTGNQNVYLEVCDLSSVNDIKSFASSFASKDVPVHVLVNNAGLLENKRTTTPEGFELNFAVNVLGTYTMTELMLPLLEKASPDSKVITVSSGGMYTSPLTTDLQFSGEKFDGVLQYARNKRIQVALTEKWAEKYKNKGIGFYSMHPGWAETPGVARSLPSFKESFSGKLRTSEEGADTVVWLALQPKEKLVSGAFYFDRAEAPKHLTLAGTSKSHDLIDSVIDTVHSMAALDP